A genome region from Pseudomonas helmanticensis includes the following:
- a CDS encoding DUF1652 domain-containing protein, with protein sequence MMNLAQLRAQLERSFSPLACECLVDGDHSLTVKLYHPESGQVDLVISGLKLDALRTPESVEALIEELRYELESNSLRASRDPDLA encoded by the coding sequence ATGATGAACCTTGCGCAATTGCGCGCACAGCTTGAGCGCAGTTTTTCGCCGCTGGCGTGTGAATGTCTGGTGGATGGTGATCATTCGCTGACCGTGAAGTTATATCACCCGGAGTCGGGGCAGGTGGACCTGGTGATCAGTGGGCTGAAACTCGACGCGCTGCGTACGCCTGAGTCGGTAGAGGCGTTGATCGAAGAATTGCGCTACGAACTCGAAAGCAACTCCCTGCGCGCCTCACGCGACCCCGACCTGGCATAA